A window of Phycobacter azelaicus contains these coding sequences:
- a CDS encoding methyl-accepting chemotaxis protein: MSIKRKLLLPILACILVSNVAYTVFWASKHSSALIDAFENEVQLAQRFVGPPVAAAVWDFNGDAALGALQGVAEMKNAVFAQVVVDGESFAETFVVEGRREEFMGAVSSLLEDPEAEKSIEANQVVYVKFPILLSDGTLVGEMVMGFENSAIQETISALYLQSAIIGLAICGVIGLIVYFSAASVTRPLDRIVDRIDALRNGDTESEVPEQDRGDELGRLAAAVEEFVDAMRANAELEGKSRAAAREQAEVVQELANALNNLSSGNLSYRITKDMSGEYVGLRTDFNQTAETLDDVIGRVLSTVDSIERQTGDMAVGTDNLSRRTENQAATLEQTAAALDSITSSVRSATEQTREVEATIANTTAEVQRSGEIVVRTVDAMKEINEASEKISDINSVIDDISFQTNLLALNAGVEAARAGDAGRGFAVVASEVRSLALKSANSANEIRGLIQSSSEKVKIGVELVDEAGKSLEEIIGKIKSVSDLVSQISASSGEQASTISEINSGMTELDRVTQQNASMVLKSSEQGKSLQEAAGELARLVAQFKPSAKAMTEALSSASGAYGDAYAAFDQDRLAG; encoded by the coding sequence ATGTCAATCAAGAGAAAACTTCTACTCCCGATCCTGGCTTGTATCCTTGTATCCAACGTGGCCTACACGGTCTTCTGGGCGTCCAAGCACAGCAGCGCTTTGATCGATGCGTTTGAAAATGAGGTCCAACTGGCACAGCGCTTTGTCGGACCACCGGTAGCCGCCGCCGTTTGGGATTTCAATGGTGATGCCGCGCTGGGGGCGCTTCAGGGCGTTGCGGAGATGAAAAATGCGGTCTTCGCCCAGGTCGTGGTGGACGGAGAGAGCTTTGCGGAGACCTTTGTGGTGGAAGGGCGACGGGAAGAGTTCATGGGGGCGGTTTCATCGCTGTTGGAAGATCCCGAAGCGGAAAAGTCGATCGAGGCGAACCAGGTTGTTTATGTCAAATTTCCGATTCTGCTAAGTGATGGTACCCTCGTGGGTGAAATGGTCATGGGGTTCGAGAACAGCGCAATCCAGGAAACGATTTCAGCTCTGTATCTGCAGTCTGCCATCATTGGCCTCGCGATCTGTGGTGTGATCGGCCTCATTGTCTACTTCTCGGCGGCCTCGGTGACGCGACCTTTGGACCGAATCGTGGACCGCATTGATGCTTTGCGAAACGGGGATACCGAAAGCGAAGTTCCTGAACAAGATCGCGGTGATGAGCTGGGGCGGCTTGCTGCTGCTGTTGAGGAATTCGTCGATGCCATGCGGGCCAATGCGGAGTTGGAAGGCAAATCGCGGGCTGCCGCCCGTGAACAGGCCGAGGTCGTGCAGGAACTGGCCAATGCGCTCAATAATCTGTCGTCGGGGAACCTTTCATATCGCATCACCAAGGACATGAGCGGCGAATACGTTGGGCTGCGCACTGATTTTAATCAGACGGCCGAAACTCTGGATGATGTCATCGGCCGCGTGCTGTCGACAGTCGATAGTATTGAGCGCCAAACCGGTGATATGGCTGTTGGAACCGACAACTTGTCCCGGCGTACCGAAAACCAGGCGGCGACCCTGGAACAGACCGCAGCAGCGCTCGACAGCATAACGTCGAGTGTTCGTTCTGCCACGGAGCAGACACGCGAAGTGGAAGCTACTATTGCAAACACCACCGCCGAGGTTCAGCGCAGCGGCGAGATTGTGGTGCGTACCGTGGATGCCATGAAAGAAATAAACGAAGCCTCTGAAAAGATTTCAGATATCAACAGCGTGATTGATGATATTTCTTTCCAGACCAACCTGTTGGCGCTGAATGCAGGCGTTGAGGCAGCACGAGCCGGTGATGCCGGTCGCGGATTTGCAGTGGTTGCTTCCGAGGTGCGCTCCCTGGCGCTGAAATCTGCCAATTCCGCGAATGAAATCCGTGGACTGATCCAAAGCAGCTCTGAAAAGGTCAAGATCGGCGTGGAACTGGTCGATGAGGCCGGTAAGTCGTTGGAAGAGATTATTGGAAAGATTAAATCCGTCTCGGATCTCGTCAGCCAGATCTCCGCATCTTCGGGGGAGCAGGCGTCGACGATTTCCGAGATCAATTCCGGAATGACCGAACTCGACCGTGTGACGCAGCAGAACGCAAGCATGGTGCTGAAGTCGAGCGAGCAGGGCAAGTCCCTTCAGGAAGCGGCTGGTGAGCTGGCGCGGCTGGTTGCGCAGTTCAAACCCTCTGCAAAGGCGATGACTGAAGCCCTTTCTTCGGCTTCCGGTGCTTATGGTGATGCCTATGCCGCATTCGACCAGGACCGTCTTGCAGGCTAG
- a CDS encoding substrate-binding periplasmic protein: MKIGIAACLSASFLFFSHSAMAAEITVMAGDLPPMINQDGTGREAEIISTVLGHCGHTTTFVVQPFTRHWQSFENGSGDAVATVPVGMPTAGTQTQAYINYQNGVSFLTSSEQQADDLADLEGWNIVAFEGASNIIPGLGDVTSTFKSYREMADQKTQSKLLYGKRVNGILGDGMLFAEFSRQLQEAGASSGVDASQPIEFRAIFDPSPYAMSFRDPALAAEFDRCFAELEADGSIQEINTRWTEKYRAALEDNYLSY; encoded by the coding sequence ATGAAAATCGGTATTGCAGCCTGTCTGTCTGCATCTTTCCTGTTCTTTTCGCATTCCGCCATGGCGGCAGAAATCACCGTGATGGCGGGAGATCTGCCTCCGATGATCAATCAGGACGGAACCGGCCGTGAGGCTGAGATCATCTCCACCGTTCTGGGGCACTGTGGCCACACAACTACCTTTGTGGTGCAGCCCTTTACGCGTCATTGGCAGTCGTTCGAGAATGGTTCTGGCGATGCGGTGGCAACGGTGCCGGTCGGCATGCCAACAGCCGGGACCCAGACCCAAGCCTATATCAACTATCAGAACGGCGTGTCCTTCTTGACCTCCTCGGAGCAGCAGGCGGACGACCTGGCCGATCTGGAAGGTTGGAACATCGTCGCATTCGAAGGAGCCAGCAACATTATTCCCGGGCTGGGGGATGTGACGTCAACATTCAAGTCCTATCGTGAGATGGCCGATCAAAAGACCCAGAGCAAGCTGCTTTACGGCAAACGCGTCAATGGCATTCTGGGCGATGGTATGCTGTTTGCCGAATTCAGTCGCCAACTCCAGGAGGCAGGCGCTTCCTCCGGTGTTGATGCCAGCCAGCCGATCGAATTCCGCGCCATCTTCGATCCCAGCCCCTATGCCATGAGTTTCAGGGACCCGGCGCTAGCAGCTGAATTTGATCGTTGCTTTGCCGAGCTTGAGGCAGACGGCAGTATTCAGGAAATCAATACGCGGTGGACCGAAAAGTATCGTGCTGCCCTTGAGGATAACTATCTGTCTTACTGA